The Mytilus galloprovincialis chromosome 4, xbMytGall1.hap1.1, whole genome shotgun sequence genome contains a region encoding:
- the LOC143071056 gene encoding uncharacterized protein LOC143071056 yields MADTVNPLRYPGDTASTDELVAYYFTSSYTAKEIAGFLLFVHNKFVSVKTVYRMMKRLRLRRYGAESPLINIVQKIIQLHKQGYSNIGYRAMWKILNSCCGINATQETVRIALKAIHYDGVVARSRRRLVRRRYCNLGPNFCIHIDGYDKLKPFGISVHGAIDGFSRKIIWLTASHTNKNPRNVALNFVEFLRQSKRVPRLVRSDAGTENVIIRSIQIALRAVHNDNMSGYRSFSEGRSTGNQRIEMLWSFLCPYFTTFWRNMFKDMIDNGELNNTNPVHLECVRFCFLPVIQQHLDIFKNMWNSHRIRSKRQVDQNYGVPDVMYNQPLLYDAVDYSYDIPCDESIFDDITRLYTKPMLPRGCSEEFCQFIQQITSVNLDDFNVVDTPQEAKTLFCMLTSVLP; encoded by the coding sequence ATGGCTGACACTGTAAATCCTTTGCGTTACCCAGGTGACACTGCTTCAACGGATGAGTTAGTTGCTTATTATTTTACTTCTTCATATACGGCTAAAGAAATAGCTGGATTTTTACTTTTCGTTCATAATAAATTTGTTAGTGTTAAGACAGTCTACAGAATGATGAAAAGACTTCGACTGAGAAGATATGGTGCAGAGAGTCCATTGATTAATATCGTTCAAAAGATAATTCAACTGCACAAACAAGGATACTCTAATATTGGATATAGAGCAATGTGGAAAATACTTAATTCTTGCTGTGGCATCAATGCTACTCAGGAAACGGTGAGAATTGCACTGAAAGCTATACATTATGATGGTGTAGTTGCAAGATCTCGACGTCGACTTGTGCGAAGAAGATATTGTAATCTAGGACCAAATTTTTGTATTCACATAGATGGATATGATAAACTCAAACCCTTTGGAATATCAGTGCATGGAGCAATCGATGGCTTTTCTCGAAAAATCATTTGGCTAACTGCAAGTCATACGAATAAAAACCCACGTAATGTTGCGCTTAATTTTGTAGAATTCCTTAGACAATCCAAGCGTGTTCCACGATTGGTTCGGTCAGATGCTGGTACGGAGAACGTTATTATAAGGTCGATACAAATAGCGTTACGTGCAGTTCACAATGATAACATGTCAGGGTACAGAAGTTTTTCTGAGGGGCGATCAACTGGGAATCAAAGGATTGAGATGCTGTGGAGTTTTCTGTGTCCTTACTTCACCACATTCTGGAGAAATATGTTTAAAGACATGATAGATAACGGAGAGCTCAATAACACAAATCCAGTTCATCTAGAGTGTGTACGTTTTTGTTTCCTGCCAGTTATACAACAacatttagatattttcaaaaatatgtggAATAGTCATAGAATTCGGTCAAAACGTCAAGTTGATCAAAACTATGGCGTCCCGGATGTTATGTACAACCAGCCACTACTTTATGACGCTGTCGACTATTCCTATGACATACCATGTGACGAAAGTATCTTTGATGACATTACTAGGCTCTACACCAAACCAATGCTGCCCAGAGGCTGTTCAGAAGAGTTCTGTCAATTCATCCAGCAAATTACAAGTGTGAATCTGGATGATTTCAACGTCGTGGACACACCACAGGAGGCAAAAACACTATTTTGTATGCTTACTTCTGTTCTCCCTTGA